The Montipora capricornis isolate CH-2021 chromosome 3, ASM3666992v2, whole genome shotgun sequence genome window below encodes:
- the LOC138043550 gene encoding uncharacterized protein: MCLFGIFVEGNQRHGKNPTQFRPIALKNITTAPRRLPEFLQGDKERHDATKIQVSESPADRSIQADNMRQSGLRKYQFTWEKLNKTQSSRDMGTLFYFRQRFGRTNVPPQVKKNYAGVEALMLQVTCTHICEAFMAWAGMETLESRPFNLEIPPQSATVQEKHEFLEGCIGNFFDKYALVVIDVKGLWEMEEAQRVESEQVSNHMQSQTTQNLYRPGTTVLLLKQSHELITQCLLVAAGKIVDDDSVRAEAAVQVTAVMNTNCVQNKLRIGQLVAWPKKDMAIFQSKTCFITP, encoded by the exons ATGTGcctttttggtatttttgtGGAGGGCAATCAACGACACGGCAAAAACCCCACTCAGTTTAGACCTATTGCTCTCAAGAATATCACTACTGCACCACGGCGCCTTCCAGAATTTTTGCAAGGTGATAAAGAAAGACATGATGCAACTAAGATTCAAGTGTCCGAGAGTCCTGCCGACCGGTCTATTCAAGCCGACAACATGAGACAAAGCGGCTTACGAAAATACCAG TTCACCTGGGAAAAGTTGAACAAGACACAGTCTTCACGTGACATGGGCACCCTCTTCTATTTCAGACAAAGGTTCGGACGGACAAATGTTCCCCCACAAGTGAAGAAAAACTATGCTGGTGTGGAGGCCCTTATGCTTCAGGTAACATGTACACACATTTGCGAAGCCTTCATGGCATGGGCTGGAATGGAAACCCTTGAATCAAGGCCATTCAATCTGGAAATACCACCACAATCTGCAACTGTACAAGAGAAACATGAATTCCTTGAGGGGTGCATTGGCAACTTTTTTGACAAGTATGCATTGGTAGTTATAGATGTGAAAGGATTGTGGGAGATGGAGGAAGCCCAGCGTGTAGAGTCAGAACAGGTTTCCAACCACATGCAGTCACAAACAACCCAAAATCTGTACAGGCCAG GTACTACAGTTCTGCTATTAAAGCAGAGCCACGAGTTAATAACACAGTGTCTTCTTGTTGCTGCTGGTAAGATTGTTGATGATGACTCTGTGAGGGCAGAAGCTGCAGTTCAAGTCACAGCTGTGATGAACACAAACTGCGTCCAAAATAAACTACGGATAGGTCAACTGGTAGCATGGCCAAAAAAAGATATGGCAATCTTTCAAAGTAAAACCTGTTTTATTacaccttga